GGGACGCCGTTTTCCTTGAGCGAGGCGCTGAACCAGACTTCCAAACCCAGCTTCTGCGCGAAGACCTTGAACTTGTCCAGGTCCTCTGTCGCCGGCTTGGTGAAGTCGTAGCCGTCGACAATGACGGCGTCAGCCGGGAACTTGCCGAACGAAATCATAGCCTCCAGGCTGCGCAGGACCTGCTCGGTCTTGGTCCCTTCCTGCTTGAAGTTCATGATGACGCGGTTCTTGACGATCTCGTCGTGGATGTCGACGGCCGACTCGAGCTTCCGCTTCTTGGCCAGCTCGGTAAAGATATCTTCGTACCAGTTGATGATGTAATCGACCCGGCTGGAGTACGAGACGTGGATGACGGGGCGGCCCTGCAGCAGCTTGTCGGTGGCGATGTAGACCAGGAAGGCCGTCTTGCCGACGCCCTTGGGCGAAGCCAGGACACCGATGCGGCCGTGGCCCAGGCCGCCGTGGATGGCTTGTTCCAGGACCCGCAGGGGGCTTCTTTTGATCAGCTCTTCTTTGACCATCGGATGTCTCCTCTTGCGCCCGTTCAGGCGTTTTCCTGGCGCCGCTTTTCCTGGTACGCGGCGATGAGCTCCTCGGACACGGCCGCGGGAACGCGGCCGTATTTGAGGAATTCCATAGTGAACTCGGCTTTGCCCTGGGTCAGGGACCTAAGCTGG
This sequence is a window from Candidatus Aminicenantes bacterium. Protein-coding genes within it:
- a CDS encoding AAA family ATPase encodes the protein MVKEELIKRSPLRVLEQAIHGGLGHGRIGVLASPKGVGKTAFLVYIATDKLLQGRPVIHVSYSSRVDYIINWYEDIFTELAKKRKLESAVDIHDEIVKNRVIMNFKQEGTKTEQVLRSLEAMISFGKFPADAVIVDGYDFTKPATEDLDKFKVFAQKLGLEVWFSASLKENGVP